One Microbacterium sp. No. 7 genomic window carries:
- the arsB gene encoding ACR3 family arsenite efflux transporter, protein MSTATQTRAMPAKLSTLDRWLPLWIGLAMVAGLLLGRFIPALSDLLAHMEVGGISVPIGLGLLVMMYPVLAKVRYDKVAAVTGDKKLLVSSLILNWIAGPAVMFALAWLFLPDLPEYRTGLIIVGLARCIAMVVIWNDLACGDREATAVLVFINSVFQVVAFSLLGWFYLTVLPGWLGLDSQGLDVSIGQIAINVLVFLGVPLAAGFLTRFFGEKAKGRDWYEAKFIPFIGPFALYGLLFTIVLLFALQGEAITSQPWDVARIALPLLAYFAIMWFAGLLLGKGIGLNYARSTTLAFTAAGNNFELAIAVAIGTFGATSGQALAGVVGPLIEVPVLVGLVYVSLWAARTWFHTDPYAVPAVTKSRAS, encoded by the coding sequence ATGAGCACCGCAACCCAGACCCGCGCGATGCCGGCGAAGCTGTCCACCCTTGACCGGTGGCTGCCGCTGTGGATCGGGCTCGCCATGGTCGCGGGCCTCCTCCTCGGCCGCTTCATCCCCGCACTGTCCGACCTGCTCGCGCATATGGAGGTCGGTGGTATCTCGGTGCCGATCGGTCTCGGACTGCTGGTGATGATGTATCCGGTGCTGGCGAAGGTCCGCTACGACAAGGTCGCCGCTGTCACGGGAGACAAAAAGCTCCTCGTCTCATCGCTGATCCTGAACTGGATCGCAGGGCCTGCCGTGATGTTCGCCCTCGCGTGGCTCTTCCTGCCCGATCTGCCCGAGTACCGCACCGGTCTCATCATCGTGGGGCTCGCGCGTTGCATCGCGATGGTGGTGATCTGGAACGACCTCGCTTGCGGCGACCGTGAAGCGACCGCGGTGCTGGTGTTCATCAACTCCGTGTTCCAGGTCGTCGCGTTCTCGCTGCTCGGCTGGTTCTACCTCACCGTGCTGCCGGGCTGGCTCGGCCTCGACTCCCAAGGCCTGGATGTCTCGATCGGGCAGATCGCGATCAACGTGCTCGTATTCCTTGGCGTCCCGCTCGCGGCTGGGTTCCTCACTCGCTTCTTCGGTGAGAAGGCGAAGGGCCGCGACTGGTACGAGGCGAAGTTCATCCCCTTTATCGGCCCGTTCGCGCTCTACGGCCTCCTGTTCACGATCGTGCTGCTATTCGCGCTGCAGGGTGAGGCGATCACGTCGCAGCCGTGGGACGTCGCCCGGATCGCGCTGCCGCTGTTGGCGTACTTCGCGATCATGTGGTTCGCAGGCCTCCTGCTCGGGAAGGGCATCGGCCTCAACTACGCCCGCTCGACGACCCTCGCGTTCACGGCGGCAGGCAACAACTTCGAGCTCGCCATCGCCGTCGCGATCGGCACCTTCGGCGCGACCAGCGGCCAGGCCCTCGCAGGCGTCGTCGGCCCGCTCATCGAGGTGCCCGTGCTCGTGGGTCTGGTCTATGTCTCGCTCTGGGCCGCCCGCACGTGGTTCCACACCGACCCGTATGCGGTTCCCGCCGTCACCAAATCGAGGGCATCATGA
- a CDS encoding helix-turn-helix domain-containing protein, with the protein MKWNLRVQAAERGIWKSAELRRMLAAAGLEMSQGKMSGLWTGTPTTIRLDDLDVICHVLDCQPTDLLVPEPEKVSARTRRLEQHSEANGSTPRVTPRLGAKDDRPAPPL; encoded by the coding sequence ATGAAGTGGAACCTGAGAGTCCAGGCCGCTGAGCGCGGCATCTGGAAGTCTGCGGAGTTGCGGCGCATGCTCGCCGCCGCTGGGTTGGAGATGAGCCAGGGCAAGATGTCGGGGCTGTGGACGGGCACTCCGACGACGATCCGCCTCGATGATCTCGACGTGATCTGCCACGTCCTGGACTGCCAGCCGACAGACCTCCTCGTGCCCGAACCGGAAAAGGTCAGCGCGCGCACGCGACGGCTCGAGCAGCACAGCGAGGCCAACGGTTCGACACCGCGAGTGACGCCACGGTTGGGCGCGAAGGATGACCGGCCCGCCCCGCCGCTATGA
- the chrA gene encoding chromate efflux transporter yields the protein MTSETRRAPVRGSAWEVFRVFLRLGVTSFGGPIAHLGYFRTEIVERRRWMDDRAYADLVALCQFLPGPASSQVGFGIGLHRAGYRGALAAFIAFTLPSAALMLAFASGAALFTGTIGEGILAGLKIVAVAIVAQAVLGMAKTLTPDRQRAAIAAVAALAALLLAGSLGQIMAIVLGGIAGYFVCRAPAANTATAVRFPVTRAAGIAALTLFVAILAGMPILAAVTGNDSVALFDAFARAGALVFGGGHVVLPLLQSGVVDPGWVTNADFLAGYGAAQAVPGPLFTLAAFLGGAADVGPGGAAGAGIALAGIFLPGFLLLIGVLPFWNRLQHHERVQAIMRGANAAVVGILAAALYTPVFTTAILTPPAFALALVCFVLLVAWKLPPWIVVIIGAAGGILATTLT from the coding sequence ATGACAAGCGAGACGCGACGTGCGCCGGTGCGCGGGTCGGCGTGGGAAGTGTTCCGGGTGTTCCTGCGCCTCGGGGTGACCTCGTTCGGCGGGCCGATCGCGCACCTGGGCTACTTCCGCACCGAGATCGTGGAACGCCGACGCTGGATGGACGACCGCGCCTACGCCGACCTGGTCGCGCTGTGCCAGTTCCTTCCCGGCCCGGCCTCGAGCCAGGTCGGGTTCGGCATCGGCCTGCACCGCGCCGGATACCGGGGCGCGCTGGCCGCATTCATCGCCTTCACGCTCCCGTCCGCGGCCCTCATGCTCGCCTTCGCCTCCGGCGCCGCCCTGTTCACCGGCACCATCGGGGAAGGCATCCTCGCCGGGCTGAAGATCGTGGCGGTCGCGATCGTCGCGCAGGCCGTCCTCGGCATGGCGAAGACACTCACCCCGGACCGGCAGCGCGCCGCGATCGCAGCCGTCGCAGCCCTCGCCGCGCTGCTGCTGGCCGGATCGCTCGGCCAAATCATGGCGATCGTCCTCGGCGGGATCGCCGGATACTTCGTCTGCCGCGCACCCGCCGCGAACACGGCGACAGCGGTGCGGTTCCCGGTGACCCGGGCCGCGGGGATCGCCGCGCTCACCCTGTTCGTCGCAATCCTGGCCGGGATGCCGATCCTCGCCGCCGTCACCGGCAACGACAGCGTCGCCCTGTTCGATGCGTTCGCGCGGGCCGGAGCGCTCGTATTCGGCGGCGGGCACGTCGTGCTCCCGCTCCTGCAATCCGGCGTCGTCGATCCCGGCTGGGTCACGAACGCGGACTTCCTCGCCGGATACGGTGCAGCCCAGGCCGTGCCTGGCCCGCTGTTCACCCTCGCCGCTTTCCTCGGCGGCGCCGCTGACGTCGGCCCGGGCGGGGCGGCGGGGGCGGGCATCGCGCTGGCCGGGATCTTCCTGCCCGGCTTCCTCCTCCTCATCGGCGTGCTGCCGTTCTGGAACCGCCTGCAGCACCACGAGCGGGTTCAGGCCATCATGCGGGGCGCGAACGCGGCCGTCGTCGGCATCCTCGCCGCCGCCCTCTACACACCCGTGTTCACCACCGCGATCCTCACCCCGCCCGCCTTCGCACTCGCGCTGGTCTGCTTCGTGCTGCTCGTCGCGTGGAAGCTCCCGCCCTGGATCGTCGTGATCATCGGAGCCGCAGGCGGCATCCTCGCCACCACCCTCACCTGA
- a CDS encoding arsenate reductase ArsC, whose protein sequence is MSTPTVLFVCVHNAGRSQMAAGYLRHLAGDRIEVRSAGSIPADQINPVAVEAMLEEGIDIRGEAPKILTTDAVQDSDVVITMGCGDACPFFPGKRYEDWKLDDPAGQGIDAVRPIRDDIKRRIQELIASLEPASTEAASA, encoded by the coding sequence ATGTCTACTCCCACCGTCCTGTTCGTCTGCGTCCACAACGCCGGCCGTTCCCAGATGGCCGCAGGCTACCTCCGCCACCTCGCGGGCGACCGCATCGAGGTCCGTTCGGCAGGCTCGATCCCCGCGGACCAAATCAATCCCGTCGCCGTCGAGGCGATGCTCGAAGAGGGTATCGACATCCGCGGCGAGGCCCCGAAGATCCTCACCACCGACGCCGTGCAAGACTCCGATGTCGTCATCACGATGGGCTGCGGCGACGCCTGCCCGTTCTTCCCCGGCAAGCGCTACGAGGATTGGAAGCTCGATGACCCCGCGGGCCAGGGCATCGACGCTGTCCGTCCGATCCGCGACGACATCAAACGCCGCATCCAGGAACTCATCGCCTCCCTCGAGCCCGCGAGCACCGAGGCGGCCAGCGCATGA
- the trxA gene encoding thioredoxin has translation MSATITVTDATFEAEVLQSDIPVVVDIWATWCGPCKAIAPILDDLAGEYDGRVKIVKLDADANPQTAMAADVTSIPTLGFYRGGERVDVLIGAHPKPIIAGKIDELIV, from the coding sequence ATGAGCGCGACCATCACCGTCACCGATGCCACGTTCGAGGCCGAGGTGCTGCAGTCCGACATCCCCGTCGTGGTCGACATCTGGGCGACCTGGTGCGGGCCGTGCAAGGCGATCGCACCGATCCTCGACGATCTCGCCGGCGAGTACGACGGCCGCGTGAAGATCGTGAAGCTCGACGCGGATGCCAACCCGCAGACCGCGATGGCTGCTGATGTCACGTCGATCCCGACTCTCGGGTTCTACCGGGGCGGTGAGCGCGTCGACGTGCTCATCGGCGCACACCCGAAGCCGATCATCGCGGGCAAGATTGACGAGCTGATCGTATGA
- a CDS encoding SulP family inorganic anion transporter → MSAPARDKERYWPRPTVMDVFRSPKLLTKEVLAGMVVGLALIPEAIAFAIAAGVPAEVGLFSSIVMAISIAFLGGRPAMITAATAAIALVIRPVADEYGLDYLIATVILGGIFQIVLGLLGVGKLMRFIPRSVMVGFVNALAILIAVAQLEHFTGASWLMYPMIIVSILILWLFPKLTKAVPAPLVVVIVMTLAVWLLNLDVKTVGGLGELPGGPPMPFFPDVPLTFETLQIIAPYALGMAAVGLMESLMTAKLVDDITDTHSNKTREAMGQGGANILSGLFGGMGGCAMIGQTMINVRASGARTRVSTFAAGVFLLILVWFLGPIMNLIPIGALVAIMFMVAFLTFDWHSIAPSTLKRMPKSETIVMLVTVIPVLITHNLSVGVIIGVFVAAILFVRRVAHFTTVTRTFSANEDTAHYEVDGELFFASSNDLTTQFEYADDPKRVVIDMSKSHVWDASTVAALDGIEQKYREHDIEVEIIGLNEASGTFHARLSGNLPSH, encoded by the coding sequence ATGAGCGCGCCCGCACGCGACAAGGAACGCTACTGGCCTCGGCCGACCGTGATGGATGTGTTCCGTTCGCCGAAGCTGTTGACGAAGGAAGTCCTCGCGGGTATGGTGGTCGGCCTCGCGCTCATCCCGGAGGCCATCGCGTTCGCGATCGCCGCAGGCGTGCCGGCCGAGGTGGGCTTGTTCTCCTCGATCGTGATGGCAATCTCGATCGCGTTCCTCGGTGGGCGGCCCGCGATGATTACCGCGGCGACCGCAGCGATCGCGCTCGTCATCCGGCCGGTCGCCGACGAGTACGGCCTCGACTACCTCATCGCGACCGTGATCCTCGGCGGCATCTTCCAGATCGTTCTCGGCCTGCTCGGTGTCGGCAAGCTCATGCGGTTCATCCCGCGCAGCGTGATGGTCGGGTTCGTCAACGCCCTCGCGATCCTCATCGCTGTCGCCCAATTGGAGCATTTCACCGGCGCGTCCTGGCTGATGTACCCGATGATCATCGTCAGCATCCTGATCCTATGGCTCTTCCCGAAGCTCACGAAGGCTGTGCCCGCGCCTCTGGTGGTCGTGATCGTGATGACCCTCGCGGTGTGGCTGCTGAACCTCGATGTGAAGACCGTCGGCGGTCTCGGCGAACTGCCCGGCGGCCCGCCGATGCCGTTCTTCCCCGATGTACCGCTCACCTTCGAGACACTGCAAATCATTGCCCCGTATGCCCTCGGCATGGCCGCGGTGGGGCTCATGGAGTCACTGATGACCGCGAAGCTCGTGGACGACATCACCGACACGCACTCGAACAAGACCCGCGAGGCGATGGGGCAAGGCGGCGCGAACATCCTCTCTGGCCTCTTCGGTGGCATGGGTGGCTGCGCGATGATCGGGCAGACCATGATCAACGTGCGCGCCTCCGGCGCCCGCACCCGCGTCTCCACGTTCGCCGCCGGCGTGTTCCTCCTGATCCTGGTGTGGTTCCTCGGCCCGATAATGAACCTGATCCCCATCGGGGCACTGGTGGCGATCATGTTCATGGTCGCGTTCCTCACCTTCGACTGGCACTCCATCGCACCCTCCACGCTGAAGCGGATGCCCAAGAGCGAGACGATCGTGATGCTCGTCACCGTCATCCCGGTGCTCATCACCCACAACCTCTCCGTCGGGGTCATCATCGGCGTGTTCGTCGCCGCGATCCTGTTCGTGCGCCGCGTCGCCCACTTCACCACCGTCACCCGCACCTTCAGCGCTAACGAAGACACGGCGCACTATGAGGTCGATGGCGAGCTGTTCTTCGCGTCCTCGAACGACCTGACCACCCAGTTCGAGTACGCCGACGACCCGAAGCGTGTCGTGATCGACATGTCGAAGTCGCACGTGTGGGACGCCTCGACCGTCGCAGCGCTCGATGGAATCGAGCAGAAGTACCGCGAACACGACATCGAGGTCGAGATCATCGGCTTGAACGAGGCGAGCGGAACCTTCCACGCACGATTGAGCGGGAACCTGCCCTCACACTGA
- the trxB gene encoding thioredoxin-disulfide reductase: MSMQQVVIVGSGPAGYTAAVYAARAGLSPVVVAGSVTAGGSLMTTTEVENFPGFTDGVQGPDLMDAMRAQAERFGARIVYDDATRLDLAGEVKTIETGSGETFEARSVILTTGSAYRKLGLAEEARLSGHGLSWCATCDGFFFREKEIAVVGGGDSAMEEALFLTRFASKVTIVHRRDDFRASKIMAERVRADPKIEVAWNSEVAELVGENAVEALRLRDTVTGDERALPISGVFVAIGHDPRSELLTGQVDLDDDGYVLVDHPSTATNLPGVFAAGDLVDRRYRQAITASGTGCAAALDAQHFLAGLPADETETELLEVSA; the protein is encoded by the coding sequence ATGTCGATGCAACAGGTGGTGATCGTCGGGTCTGGTCCGGCGGGGTATACGGCCGCGGTCTACGCGGCCAGGGCGGGACTTTCTCCCGTCGTGGTCGCTGGCTCGGTGACCGCCGGCGGTTCGCTCATGACGACCACCGAGGTCGAGAACTTCCCGGGCTTCACCGACGGGGTGCAGGGCCCGGACCTGATGGACGCGATGCGTGCGCAGGCCGAGCGCTTCGGGGCGCGTATCGTCTACGACGACGCGACCCGGCTCGACCTCGCAGGCGAGGTCAAGACGATCGAGACCGGCTCGGGCGAAACGTTCGAGGCGCGTAGCGTGATCCTCACCACCGGTTCCGCTTACCGCAAGCTCGGCCTCGCCGAGGAAGCTCGGCTCTCCGGTCACGGCCTGTCATGGTGCGCGACCTGCGACGGCTTCTTCTTCCGCGAGAAGGAGATCGCCGTCGTCGGCGGCGGGGACTCCGCGATGGAAGAGGCACTGTTCCTCACGCGCTTCGCGTCGAAGGTCACGATCGTGCACCGGCGTGATGACTTCCGGGCGTCGAAGATCATGGCCGAGCGGGTGCGCGCCGATCCGAAGATCGAGGTCGCCTGGAACAGTGAAGTCGCCGAGCTCGTCGGTGAGAACGCCGTCGAAGCGCTCCGCCTGCGCGACACCGTCACCGGTGACGAGCGTGCCCTTCCGATCTCTGGCGTGTTCGTTGCGATCGGGCACGACCCGCGCTCGGAGCTGCTGACCGGGCAGGTCGATCTCGACGACGACGGCTACGTGCTCGTCGACCATCCGTCGACCGCGACGAACCTGCCTGGCGTGTTCGCCGCGGGTGATCTCGTCGACCGCCGTTACCGGCAGGCGATCACGGCATCGGGCACGGGCTGTGCCGCGGCCCTTGACGCGCAGCATTTCCTCGCCGGCCTGCCTGCCGACGAGACCGAGACCGAACTTCTGGAGGTGTCCGCATGA
- a CDS encoding arsenate-mycothiol transferase ArsC produces MSASVLFVCKKNGGKSQMAAALMRQHAGDAITVYSAGTAPGDTLSALAEEAIVEVGASMEGEYPKPIDPEILRSVDRVIVLGDEAKVAPVDGMAGTIETWTFEDQAASDVGGGDRTRAIRDQIAERVLRLASELSAAMS; encoded by the coding sequence ATGAGCGCGTCGGTGCTGTTCGTCTGCAAGAAGAACGGCGGCAAATCGCAGATGGCCGCCGCGCTCATGCGGCAGCACGCCGGCGACGCCATCACCGTCTATTCGGCCGGTACTGCGCCGGGCGATACGCTTAGTGCCCTCGCCGAGGAAGCGATCGTCGAGGTCGGTGCGTCGATGGAGGGCGAGTATCCGAAGCCCATCGATCCCGAGATCCTCCGCAGCGTGGATCGGGTCATCGTGCTCGGCGACGAGGCGAAGGTCGCCCCGGTCGACGGCATGGCCGGAACGATCGAGACCTGGACCTTCGAAGACCAGGCTGCATCCGACGTCGGCGGCGGCGACCGCACGCGGGCGATCCGGGATCAGATCGCCGAACGCGTCCTGCGCCTCGCCAGCGAGCTCAGCGCCGCGATGTCGTAA
- a CDS encoding metalloregulator ArsR/SmtB family transcription factor, translating into MTTTELCTPTPTHVIGEDAADAVASTLKALADPFRLRMLSAIATDPRGEACVCDLAELADVSQPTVSHHLKKLKDTGLLASERRGTWVYYSILPARKQAVTALLDAFAPAAIADAQAEQEDRATALAALDAKVEHLAAELADEMTHLNRNLVVTIVRESFAGLVRSAKLTQHMIPLTERFARQRLADLTRDRETGMPQVLFVCVANAGRSQLAAALVNQLSGGAVVARSAGSTPAAEVHPHVRSILADIEGEQDAAAAFPKPLTDDAVRAADVVVTMGCGDVCPIIPGVRYEDWAVGDPALASEDGVAAIAADIEARVRGLLAELCVPVDGDGA; encoded by the coding sequence ATGACCACCACCGAGCTCTGCACACCGACCCCGACGCACGTCATCGGCGAAGACGCCGCCGATGCTGTCGCTTCAACGCTCAAGGCGCTGGCCGATCCGTTCCGGCTGCGGATGCTGTCGGCGATCGCGACGGACCCGCGCGGCGAGGCCTGCGTGTGCGACCTCGCCGAGCTCGCCGACGTCTCCCAGCCCACCGTCTCGCATCACTTGAAGAAGCTCAAGGACACCGGGCTGCTGGCCTCCGAGCGGCGCGGCACCTGGGTGTACTACAGCATCCTGCCGGCGCGGAAGCAGGCCGTGACCGCGCTGCTGGACGCGTTCGCGCCCGCCGCGATCGCCGACGCGCAGGCCGAGCAGGAAGACCGCGCGACGGCACTGGCCGCCCTCGACGCGAAGGTCGAGCACCTCGCCGCCGAGCTCGCCGACGAGATGACGCACCTGAACCGCAACCTCGTCGTCACGATCGTGCGCGAGTCGTTCGCGGGTCTCGTCCGCTCGGCGAAGCTCACCCAGCATATGATCCCGCTCACCGAACGTTTCGCCCGTCAGCGTCTCGCCGACCTCACACGGGATCGCGAAACGGGGATGCCGCAGGTGCTGTTCGTGTGCGTCGCAAACGCGGGCCGTTCTCAGCTCGCCGCCGCCCTCGTCAATCAGCTCTCCGGCGGTGCGGTTGTTGCCCGGTCGGCCGGGTCGACGCCAGCGGCCGAGGTGCACCCGCACGTGCGCTCGATCCTCGCCGACATCGAAGGCGAGCAGGACGCCGCGGCCGCGTTCCCGAAGCCGCTCACCGACGACGCCGTCCGCGCCGCGGACGTCGTGGTCACGATGGGCTGCGGGGACGTGTGCCCGATCATCCCCGGCGTCCGCTACGAAGATTGGGCTGTCGGTGACCCCGCCCTCGCCTCCGAAGACGGCGTTGCGGCGATCGCCGCTGACATCGAGGCCCGCGTCCGTGGCCTGCTCGCCGAGCTGTGCGTTCCCGTCGACGGTGACGGCGCATGA